AACCGGCTCGCGGTGGCTGCGCGTCGAGTTGCTGCGCGTCGATCCCGCGAAGCCCGACGAGCCGATCTGCTGGACCGACGTCTATCTCGAGCCGGCGGTCGGCGCCGGCATCCGGCGCGAGCTGCGCAAGAGTTCGGGGTTGATCTGCGCAATGGTCGAAGAACGCTTCGGGCGCAGCGTGCGCGAAGTGCGCCAGGAGATTCGCGCGGTCGGCGTGCCCGCGCGGCTTGCGAAGGCGCTTGCGGTCGAAGCGGACGGTCATGCGCTTGAAATCACGCGGCACTACGTCGACCAGCATGGCGCCGTGTTCGAGGTCACGGTCAGCGTGTTTCCGGCAAACCGGTTCACCTACGCGCTGCAGTTGCGTCGGCAAGGCTGACCAAGGCTGATCGAAGGCCGCCGCACACGGTTCGTGCTGCGCCGCATTTACGCAGCGCGCCTATGCGGCGGCATTGAACTGCTCGCCGACAAACGCAAGATGCTGCGCCATCGCCTGCGCGGCGCCGTCGGGCGCATGCTCGCAGATCGCCTGATAGATGCTTTCATGCTGCGCAAGCCGCGCCATCGAGCGCTCTTTCGCGTGCGGCAGATCGAGCATCGCCGCGTACGTATTGCGCGTGATGTGATCGCGCAACTGGTCGACGACCGTCGTATAGAAACGCGTCAGCATGAAGTTGTGCGCCATCGCCGCCAGCGTCAGATGAAAATTCGCGTCGCCGCGCGCCTCGGCTTCGACGTCGCCGGCCGAGACCGCGCGCGTCATGTCGTGCAGCACCGTGGCAAGACGCTGGCGTTCGTCGGCGCTTGCGCGCTCCGCCGCGAAGCGCGCAACACAGCATTCGAAAATTGCGCGGAATTCGAGCGTCTCGCGGCGCTGCGGCGAGCCTTCGCCGCTGCGCTGCAGCCATAGCGAATCGGGCATGGCCTGCGGGGCGGCGCTGACGAACACGCCGGCGCCGCGCCGCGTTTCGAGCGTGCCGCGCGCGACGAGCCTTGCGACGGCTTCGCGTACGGTCGAGCGCGAGGTGCCGAACGATTCGGCCATTGCGCGCTCGGACGGCAGCCGCGCGCCCGGCCTCAGTTCCGGGTCGAGCAACCGGCTTTCAATTTGCCTGATGACATGACCCAGCGCGCTGTTTCGCTCGCTGTGCTGTCCCATCTGATGTCTCCTCGGGCGATGTGGTCCGACCAATTTGCGGCCGCAGGAACGGCTTCGCATACTGCATGCACCCCACATGATGCACGACGCGGCGAACGCGTGCACGAACGAATCCATATCTGGAGATATCAACATGGCCGATGTCATTGCCGCTTCTGCGGTCATCAAACTGCACGCCGACGACGATGTCGCGATCGCGCGGCAGGCGATTCCGAGCGGTACGACCCTCGACGAACTGGACGGGCTCACCGTGCTCGCCGACATTCCCGAGGCACACAAGGTAGCGATCCGCGCGGTCGCGCAGGGCAGCCCCGTGCGCCGCTACGGCCAGATCATCGGCTTCGCGACGCAGCCGATCGCGCCCGGCGAACACGTGCATGTGCACAACGTCGCGATGGGCGATTTCGAACGCGACTACGCGTTCAGCAGCGAAGTGAAGCCCGTGCAAAGCGCGGCCGAACCGCTGACTTTCATGGGCATCAAGCGCGCCGACGGCCGCGTGGCGACGCGCAACTATATCGGCATCGTCAGCACGGTGAACTGCTCGGCGAGCGTGACGAAAATGGCCGCGCAGCATTTCTCGCAGCCCGGGGCGCTCGACGCGTACCCGAACGTCGACGGCATCGTGCCGCTGTCGCACAGCTTCGGCTGCTGCATCGACCACAACGGCGAAGGCATCCAGCAGTTGCGCCGCACGATCGGCGGCTATGCGCGCCATGCGAATTTCGCGGGCATCGTCGTGGTCGGTCTCGGCTGCGAAGCGAATCAGATGGGCGCGCTGTTCGTCGCCGAAGGCGTGGCGCCGGGCCCGATGGTCGTGCCGTTCGTCATGCAGGAACTCGGCGGCACGCAGAAAACCGTCGAGGCCGTGATTGCCGCGATCGACAAGATGCTGCCCGTTGCGAACGACGTGAAGCGCGAGCCTGCGCCTGTCTCGCACCTGTGCGTCGCGCTGCAATGCGGCGGCTCGGACGGTCACTCGGGCATCACCGCCAACCCGGCGCTCGGCGCGGCCGTCGACCTGCTCGTCAAGCACGGCGGCACCGCGATTCTGACCGAAACGCCGGAAATCTACGGCGCCGAGCACCTGCTGACGCGCCGTGCGGTCTCGCGTGAAGTCGGCGAAAAAGTGGTCGAGCGGATCCGCTGGTGGGAAGGCTATGCGGAGCGCGAAAAGGGCAGCATCGACAACAACCCGACGCCCGGCAACAAGGCCGGCGGCCTGACGACGATTCTCGAGAAGTCGCTCGGCGCCGTCGCGAAGAGCGGTTCGACGCCGCTCGTCGATGTCTATAAGTACGCGGAGCCGATCGACAAGCACGGTCTCGTCTTTATGGATGCGCCCGGCTACGACCCGATGGGGGCGACGGGCCAGATCGCGAGCGGCGCGAACCTCGTGGTGTTCACGACGGGCCGCGGTTCGTGCTTCGGCGCGAAGCCCGCGCCGTCGATCAAGGTCGCGACGAACTCGAAGATGTACCACCGCATGCGCGACGACATGGACATCAACTGCGGCGAGATCATGGACGGCACCGCGACCGTCGAGCAGAAGGGCGAGGAAATCTTCCGCGCGATCGTGCGCGTCGCATCGGGCGAGCAGTCGAAGAGCGAAGCGCTCGGGATCGGCAACGAAGAGTTTGTGCCCTGGATGATCGGCGCGCAGATGTGATTGCACGCAGTACCTCGTTGAACGCTGCGTTCAACCGGACGCGTCAGGTGATGCATCGCGTAACGTAGTCGCGCAAAGCGGCGGCCCTGGGGCCGCCGCTTTGCTTTTGTCTTGCCGCTGCCGCTATGAAGCCGGCCAGCGCGGCGCGCTGACGGCGCCGTCCTTTCGCGTGCCGTCCGGCACTGAGAAGCGGAATGTGCCCTTGCCCGCTTCCTTTGCGTCGTATAGCGCGACGTCCGCTCGCTTGAGCAGCTGTTCGATCGATTCGCCGTGCGCAGCGAACGCGATGCCGATACTCGTGCCGATGCTGATCGCCTCGCCCGTCGACAGCATGTACGGCTTGGCGATCTCGCGGATGATGCGAGGCGCGAGCGCTTCGCTCGCCGCGCACGTGCTGTTTTCGACGACGACCGCGAATTCGTCGCCGCCCAGACGCGCGACGAATTCGCCGGTCCACAACAACTCCTTCAGGCGGCCGGCGACCGTCGTCAGCACTTCGTCGCCGGCATGATGGCCGAGCCGGTCGTTGACCTGCTTGAAGCCGTCCAGATCGAGATACATGAGCGCGACTTCGGGCTCGCGGCCGCCCATCGGCCTCGCGAGAATCCGTTCGAGCCGCTCGTACAGATCGCGCCGGTTCGGCAGGCCGGTCAGCGGATCGTGCCGCGCGAGATGCAGGATTTTCGCTTCGGACTGGCGGCGCTCCGTGACGTCTTCGATGATGATCACCGCGCTGCCGTCGGGCACCGGATTGCGCGTCATCTCGAGCTGGCGCCCGTCGCCGAGTTCGAGATCGAGCGGCCGGCGCTCGCCCGAGAGCCACGCGGTGCAGCGTTCCACCAGTTGCTGGCGCAAGGTTTCGCCGAACTTCGCGACGCCCACATACCCGATGAATTCGGGCAACGGCACATTGAGGCGCAGCATCTCGACGGTTGCGCCGAAAAGCTCCGCCGCACGCCGGTTCGCGACGATCACGCGGCCGTTGCCGTCGATCGTGCACAGCCCGTGCGGCATATGCGTGAGCGCCGCATCGAAGCGGGCCGCGAGTTCGGCGTGCCGCTGCTCGGCGGTCATCAGCGCGACGAGGCCTTCGTAGTGGCGTCGCACGACCGACACCATCGCGACGAGATAGGCAAACAGCGGCGGCACGAGGATCCACGACGCGCTGCGCGGCGCGAGCAGCGCGCCGACGCCGATCGGAATCGTGCCGCAGAAGATCTGCATGATCGCGAGACGCGGCAACGCCGCGTTGCGCGACGCGATGCCGCCGAGAATGCCGGCCGTCACCATGATCGCGAGCGACGCGAGCTGCATGTCGCCCGAGATGATCGATGCCATCGTGCCGAGACCGAAGGTCAGACACGCGAGCAGCGATACCGGCGCATAGCGCGCGGCCGACCGTTCCGGATGAAGCGCACGCGCGCGGTTGCGCGCGACATAGCGGTGCGCGATGAGCATGCGCGCGGCGAGAAGCACGATCTCGGCCGCGAGCCACAGCGGCGCCCACGCATGATGCACGCGAAAGCACGCCACCACGGCGACGAACGCGCTCGAGAGTCCCGACATCAGAAGCGGGCGTGTGTTCTCGAATAGCGTAGACAGCAGCGACGCGCGTATCGACGCGGTTACCTGACCGTTGCCCGATGCCGGTGTATCGAGAAGAAAATTGAACATAGACGGCCTGGCTGGCATGAAGTAACCGCGCTGTCCCTGCATCCACTGCCTGCGGTGGGTCGAACGTCCGATCGATGCGGTTAAAGCGCGACGCCGATCTTTTCGTTTACGGCGCGACGAACGACTTACTTGATGGCTGCGCACAGCATGAACGGGTCGAAGCAGCAGACCCGCAACGCATGCGCGTCCTCGCGATTCGTCAGGGGATTGTATCGGGAACTGTCGCGATGGGAGCCGGAATCGGGCAAACCGTCGCCATGCGATGCGCGCGTGTTGCATGCATGCCCGGAAAACGATTGCGCAAACGAATGCGCGGTGCACGTCTCGCGCAGCGACGCACGCAACGACGATTCAACGATCCACACAGATGCGGCGTCAGGCTCACTTGAACGCGACTGCCGCGCCACCTATCGTGTAGAGGGCGTGTGAAGGGCATGTGAAGGGCGAGTAGAGAGTTTTCTTCAGGAGCGAGCCATGTATGCCGATGCAGTCGATGTGAGCTTCGATAGCGCGCACTTGTTTCTGCGGCTGTCCGACGGGCGGGATATCGAGTTCCCGCTGCGCTGGTTTCCGGTGCTGGAAGCCGCGACGTCCGACGAGCGCGAGCACTTCGCGATTTCGCTGGACCGGCAGCAGTTGTACTGGCCTGAACTCGACGAAGATATGAGCGTGCCGGCCTTGCTGCTGTCGTTGCCGGACACGCGACACTGATCGAGTGCGCTTGAATGAGCCCGAGCGAGCGCGAGTGACCCCGAGTGCGCTTGGAGCGCGAACTAGCCGCTCGAACCGCGTCAGCCCGGTTTCGGCTCGCCCTTCAGATGGCGCCGGGCGACTCTCCAGTTCGTCGGGGAATGGCGCGCGTCGCGTTTTGCGCATGCGCGCTCGGCGCGGTGCAGCACTTTCAGAAGCCTGGCATACCGTAATGGCTTGCGCAAAAAACTGAAGACGCGAATGCGCGGCGGCAATGCGCCGTTGAAAGCGAGGATGACCGGCACGGAAGCAAGTACAGGGTCTTTGCGCATTTCGCGCACGAGCGCGGGACCGGAAAGGCCTGGCGTGCGCGTATCGGAGATCAGGACATCGGGACGGCTCGCGCGCGCCAGATCGAGCGCGTCGCTGCCGTTGGTGGCCGTGCGGACCACATAGCCCTCCGCGGCGATCAGCAGGCCGAGGGTACTCAGCACGCTCGCATCGGCATCGACAATAAGGATGTCTGCCATATTGCCCTCCGTACTCTTTTCCGATTTTAGCAAGCGCCATTCCAATCGCGACAGTTTTATGCGTCGCTGCGCGGCATCGCGTACAGGCCGATTGACGAAAGCGCGGCGATCCGTCTTTTGCTGCCATGCACAAAGCAACACTCGTATGCGCCGCGCGTGTCAGGCTCGCTTCATGCTGCTGTATCGCTGGCGACGCCTTGTCGTCTCAAAGGAGGGTTCATCATGAATAAGGATCAGGTGAAGGGCACTGTTGAGAAGGTGAAGGGCAAGGCCAACGAGGCAATCGGCCGCGCGACGGACAATCCGGCCCGGGAGCTGAAGGGCGACGTGCAACAGGAAGTCGGCCAGACCCGCAAGGACGTCGGCGACATGAAGGAAGCCGTCAAGGACTCCCAGAAGCGCAAGCACTAAAGCAAGTTCGTTCAGGCTGACGGGCCGGAACACGGTCCGCAGGCCACGAGGGCGCCTTTACACAGGCGCCCTCGGTCGTTATCGACCGCCTCTTTGGCCGCCATCGGCCGCCTCGTTGCCCGCCCTCACCCGCCTCACTCGCCCTGGCCCGCCCTCACTCGCCTTTGCCGCTTTGCCTTTACCGGCCGCCTAAGCAGCTTCGTCATTTTTTTGTAATGATCGGGTAACGGCCCGGTCCGGGTCTGCTCCCTAGACTGGCACCACGTCTCACTCCTTTGCAATAACGTGATCCGGTTCAGACGACCAGCCATGCGTATCTCTTCGTCCCGTTCGATCGGGCGCGCGCTCGCTGCCGGCGCAGCCGCCGACCTGCCGCGCATGCAAGCGCAGTTCGAAGCGCACGCACGGATGCCGACCTCGGCCACCGCTTTCACTGCTTTCACCGCGCAGATTCCCGATCCGGCATGGAAGAACAAGCCGGTCTGGTATATGGTCGCGAAGGCGGACATGATCATCAACCCGGACCTCGAACGGATCGATGCGGCCCGCGCGGCTGCGCAGACCGTTGAAATCGACGGCACGACGCGCGCCGGCCCAAGCTCAAGATTCACGCGGAAACATCGACGGTACACGAAATGCGAATTCTGGTCATCGAAGACGAAGCAAAAACCGGCGACTATCTGCAGAACGGGCTCACCGAAGCCGGGTATGTGGTCGACGTGGCGAACAACGGCATCGACGGCCTGCACCTCGCGCAGGAAACGCGTTACGACCTGATCCTGCTCGACGTGATGATGCCGGAGATGGACGGCTGGACCGTCATGAAAAAGCTCGGCGCGCGCACCGACACACCGGTGCTGTTCCTCAGCGCGCGCGGCACGCTCGAAGACCGGTTGAAGGGCCTCGATCTCGGCGCCGACGATTACCTCGTCAAGCCGTTTTCGTTTGCCGAACTGCTCGCGCGCATCCGCATCATCTTGCGGCGCGGGCAGCCGCAAAAGCAGGAAGAGTTGCTGACGCTCGGCGACCTGCGCGTCGATGTGCCGAAGCGCCGCGTCGAGCGCAACGGCACGCGCATCTCGCTCACCAACAAGGAATTCAACCTGCTGCAGTTCTTCATGCAGAACCAGGGGCAGGTGCTGTCGCGCGCGCTGATCGCCTCGCGCGTGTGGGACATGAACTTCGACAGCGATACCAACGTCGTGGACGTCGCCGTGCGCCGGCTGCGGCAAAAAATCGACGAGCCGTTCGAGCGGCGCCTCATTCATACGGTGCATGGGGTCGGCTATCGCTGCGAGGACGAATCGTGAAACGCATCTCGCTGACCACACGGCTCGCGCTGCTGTTTGCGCTGATTGCGTTTGGCGCGATGGCGATCGTCGGTTTCGTGCTGTACCGGCAACTCGAAGCGCAACTCGTGGTGCGCGACGACGGCGCGCTCGTCACGCGCGTCGATCAGATCCGCACGCTGATGCACGACGTCGACGTACGCGATCTGATCCGCGAAAAGCCGCAGCTCTTCGCGAATATGCTCGGCAATACCGAGTCGCTGCTCGTCGTGCGCATGCAGGACGGCACGCCGCTCATCACGGTCAATCCGGGTCACACGGCCGTGCCCGACGTCAAGCCGGTGCCGGCCGGCGCCGCACTGTCGCTGTCGGCCGTCCATCACACGACACAGGACGACGGCACGCCGTTCATCTATGTCGCGGCCGCCGCGCAGGGCGCGGCCGGACAGCGCGATCTGCAGATCATCTCGGGGCGGCTCATGGCCGAGCGCACGAAAATGCTGGCCGACTATCGCGATCAGATTCTGCTCTTCGCGTCGTTCGCGGCGCTGCTGGCCGCGCTGCTCGCGTACGGCCTCGCGCGCCGCGGCATGAATCCGCTGCGACGCCTTGCCACCGAGACCGCCTCGATCGGCATGGGCAATCTGTCGACGCGCATCGAACAGCGCGACGCGCCGCCCGAACTCGACGCGCTGATCGGTGCATTCAACGCGATGCTCGACCGGCTCGAACGCGGTTTCACGCAGTTGAAACAGGTGTCCGCCGATATGGCGCACGACCTGCGCACGCCGATCGGCAATCTGCTCGGGCAAACCGAAGTGGGATTGGGCCAGACGCGCGACATCGCCTACTACCAGCGGCTGCTCGGCTCGAACTTCGAGGAACTGCAACGGATGTCGAAAATGATCGACAACATGCTGTTCCTCGCGCGCGCCGAACATGCCGATCATGCGATCGAACGCAAGGCGCTGCCGGTCCCCGAAGAGTTCACGCGCATCGTCGAATACTTCGAAGACCTGGCCGACGACCGCGGCGTGCGCATCGAGTCGCACGGCAACGGCACGGTGTTCGCCGATCCGCTGCTGCTGCGGCGCGCGCTCGGCAATCTGCTCGCCAACGCGGTTCGCTACGCGCAGCCCGGCTCGGCGATTTCAATGACGGCCGAAGCACGCGCGGACGGCGTCGCGCTGCACGTGGAGAACCGCGGCCCGACCATTCCGCCGCATCATCTCGAGCGGCTCTTCGACCGGTTTTATCGCGCCGACGCGTCGCGGCAGCGGTCTTCGGAATCGAGCGGGCTGGGGCTTTCGATCGTGCGCAGCATCATGCAATTGCATGGCGGCAGCTGGCTCGCTCAGAGCGAGGCGGGCGTGACGCGGTTTACGCTGGTATTTCCGCAGCCAACCCATGCCGTAGCCGACCCCGCCGGCAGCGACGCGGCGACGGACCCGCGCACCGCACCGCCGTCCGTCCCGCCCTCGCAATCGCAATCGCAATCGCCGGCAGGCTGATTTCACGAAGCTTTTCGGCGCCACCGCGCGCTGCACGTCTGGCACCCGTCACCGTATCTTGCACTGGCGAATTTGGCGGTCTATGGTGGCGCCGGACCCATCGCGCGCTCAACTCCCACGCAATGCTGCATCGCACCGCAACTGTCGGCGCAAACCCTCATTGTCACGCTGGTCCAAGGCAGATAACTCTACTCGTCAGTTTAACCAGGGCCTCGGACGTCGACGGGCCGATTCAGGAGCTGCGATGCGATACGTGTTTTCTACCTCCGCGGTCGCGGCGCCGGATCGTTTCGATTACTGGCGAGACGTCGTGTGCAGCCATTGCATTCCGGCGGCGAGCGACTCCCCGCATCGAAACCAGTTTGACGCCGACATCATCGGACGGTCGATCGGCGCGCTGCACGTCGCGAAGATGAGCGGCCCCGAGCATCAATGGGTGCGGGATTTCAACAACATTCGAACCGGACCGGAAACGAACCTTTGGCTTTCGTATCTCGAGCATGGCGTCGCCTACCTCGAACAGAACGGCCGAAGAGTCGTGCAGCAAGCGGGTGACGTTCTGCTCTACGACGCGGCGCGTCCGTTCAGCTATACGATCGCGCCGGAATCGTTCTTCATTCTGCGTATTCCGCGAGACCTCCTGCTTCGTCGCACGGCGCGCGCGGAACACGTGGTCGCTACGTCGCTTGGACCCGGCACCGGCTTTCGGGCCGTGTTAGGCGCCATGGTCAAGGAAGCATGCGAATCGAAAGAGCTCAATCAGTCCGCTCACGCCGAGTCGCGCGTGGCGAGCGCGATCCTCGATCTCGTCAGCGCAATCATCGAAATTCATCAAGGCGACGTGCCCGCCGCGTCTTCTCAGGCAGCGCTGTACCACAAGGCAATCGCATTCATCGAGGAGAACATCGAATACGTCGGCCTCGACGTGGACCACATCGCGACTTCGATGCATGTGTCGACGCGTACCTTAGCGCGTGCTTTCGCAGGACAGGCGACCACCCCGATGAAATCGATCTGGCAGAAGCGGCTCGAGGCCAGCTATTGCGCGCTGCGCGGAGGGACGGTCAAGAACGTCACGGAAGCAGCGATGACTTACGGATTCTGCGACGTTTCTCACTTCAGCCGCTCGTTTAAAAAGAGCTACGGTGTGACGCCTCAGAGCGTCCTGTTGCGCACCCAAAGGCCTACTTCAGTGTTGATCGACAAGTAGCCGTGGTTCGAGCGGCAGCACAACCGCTGCGCCGCGCATCCGAAGCTGCGATGCGCCGCGGCCGTCGCCATGCTCACGGCAGGTCGGGACGTCGAGTGTGGAAATCGGTCGCGCACTGAAACGCGTGGCCCACCGAAAACAGGTGCGACTCAGTGAAAGGCGCGCCGATAATCTGCATGCCGACCGGCAGCCCGCCGGAATCGAACCCGCACGGAACGTTGAGCGAAGGTAGACCCGTCAGGCTCGCCACGCCCGTAAATTGCATGATGGCCGAGAGCATGTCTTCTTCCACGCCGTTTTCGATGACGACCGAGGTTTCACCGAGCGCCGTCGCGGTAAAAGGCAGCGTCGGACAAATAAAGACGTCCACACGCCTGAAGGCTTCGAGAAATTCGTTGCGCAGCAGGGACCGGTACCGCTGCGCCTGCAGATAATGAGTGGCCAGCAGCATCTCGCCCACCTCGAGCAACGTGCGAACGTCCTCGCCAAAATCGCCGGGCCTTTCGCGCAACGACTTCTGGTGATACGTGCTGGGCTCGGCCGATTCGATCGTCAGTTGCGCGGAGATGTTGCCTTCGATGTGCTTGATGTCGACTTCGACGAGATGAGCGCCTAGTGCTTCGAATGTCTTCAGCGCCTGCTCGACCGCGCGTTTCACGTCGGGCTGGATGTGACTGAAGAAATAGCGGGGGACGATACCGATGCGCAGCCCTCTGACACCCACGCTCATTCTCGATAAGTAATCGTCGACGGGTACCGAAGCCGTGGCGGGGTCGGTCGGATCAGAGCCGGCAATCGCGTTGAAAACCAGCGCGCAATCCTCCACGGTCCGCGTCATGGGCCCTGCCGTATCCATCGTCCAGGCAAGAGGCACGATGCCGGAATTGCTGACGCGTCCATACGTGGGCCGTAACCCCACCACGCCGTTGATCGCCGAAGGAAGCCGGATCGACCCGCCTGTGTCGGTACCGAGCGCGCCATAGCAAAGACCGGCGGCAACGGCGGCGCCCGACCCGCCACTCGACCCGGCCGGAAACTTGCCCGTATCCCATGGATTGCGCACGTGCCCGTAGTGCGGATTCGCGGAGGTGCCGCCCCAGGCGAACTCGTGCATGTTCGTCTTGCCGACGAATACGGCGCCGGCCTGTTTGAGCTTCGCGATGACCGTGGCGTCCTTGTCCGGGTGCCAGTCTTCGAGAATCCTGCTTCCGGCCGTCGTGCGTTCGCCGCGAATTCCGATGTTGTCCTTGATGCCCAAAGGAATGCCGTGCAGCGGACCCAGGTCGTACCCGGCCGACAACATCAGCTCCGCGGCAGCCGCCGCCTTTTTTGCCGATGCTTCGTTGACGGAAATGAAAGCGCGCAGCGTACCGTTGTGCTGCCCGATTGCCTGAAGTGACGATTCGAGAAGTTCGGTCGGGCTCACCTCGCCACGACGGATAAGCTTCGCGGCGGCCGCGATGGACAACCCCGACAGTTCACTCGCCATGTGGCACCTCGCCATGGTTGACCGTCTGCAGGATTCCCGTAATCGGCGTCACGTGTGCGAACTCCGGCGCACTCATTTTTGCCGACAACGCGTTGGCGTCCTTCAACCAGACGCCAAGAATCGGGCTGATGGCAGCGGTCCGGCTCCCGTCGAGAGGCAAATCCGACGCTTGCGCAATTGTCTTGACCAGCTGATCCACATTCGAATTGGACACTGCGTTCTCCTTCATGAGCGACGAGACGAGCGTAGCGCGCGCAAATTCCCCGCGCTTGTGCATGCGTGCCATGCGCGTGGAACAGCAGGGTCAACGCGCGGCATCAGCAATGACCCTGGTGTGGCGGACGGGGACTATTGCGTTGTCTTGGATATGCAAGCGGGCTACACGACGCCCTGTTAATTTCGCAGCATCACTTCCGTCGGTGCCCGTTTTCGCTCGCACTTGCGCATTCATGCGACTTCGCCGGGCAGGGTGACAAGCCGGCGACAGCAACCGTTCAACAAACCAGCGGAGCTTCCATGAGTCGAATACTTTCCTGGCTGGCAGCTATTTGCCTGCTGTCCCTCGCGCAAACTCCAGCGACAGCGGCGGACAAGGAGCCCATCACGGTCGGAAGCATTCTCGATGAAACGGGAGGGCTCAACGTCTACGGCAAGTCGATGGCGGACGCCACGAAGCTTGCCATTCAGTCCATCAACGAATCGGGCGGCGTGCTCGGCCGCCCCCTGAAGCTCGTCATGTACGACGCGCAGTCCGACAACGCCAAATACACGACCTACGCGAATCAGCTTGTTCTCCGCGATAAGG
The nucleotide sequence above comes from Paraburkholderia sp. SOS3. Encoded proteins:
- a CDS encoding GntR family transcriptional regulator; the encoded protein is MKPRYAELAEQLIEAIGNGTFEVGAALPSELDLSAQFGVSRATVRSALERVQELGLISRRKRAGIRVEASKPRVAYEQSLSSVEDLTQFAVVTERHVQAIGEVSASPTLAAQLGVETGSRWLRVELLRVDPAKPDEPICWTDVYLEPAVGAGIRRELRKSSGLICAMVEERFGRSVREVRQEIRAVGVPARLAKALAVEADGHALEITRHYVDQHGAVFEVTVSVFPANRFTYALQLRRQG
- a CDS encoding FadR/GntR family transcriptional regulator, with the protein product MGQHSERNSALGHVIRQIESRLLDPELRPGARLPSERAMAESFGTSRSTVREAVARLVARGTLETRRGAGVFVSAAPQAMPDSLWLQRSGEGSPQRRETLEFRAIFECCVARFAAERASADERQRLATVLHDMTRAVSAGDVEAEARGDANFHLTLAAMAHNFMLTRFYTTVVDQLRDHITRNTYAAMLDLPHAKERSMARLAQHESIYQAICEHAPDGAAQAMAQHLAFVGEQFNAAA
- a CDS encoding UxaA family hydrolase; the encoded protein is MADVIAASAVIKLHADDDVAIARQAIPSGTTLDELDGLTVLADIPEAHKVAIRAVAQGSPVRRYGQIIGFATQPIAPGEHVHVHNVAMGDFERDYAFSSEVKPVQSAAEPLTFMGIKRADGRVATRNYIGIVSTVNCSASVTKMAAQHFSQPGALDAYPNVDGIVPLSHSFGCCIDHNGEGIQQLRRTIGGYARHANFAGIVVVGLGCEANQMGALFVAEGVAPGPMVVPFVMQELGGTQKTVEAVIAAIDKMLPVANDVKREPAPVSHLCVALQCGGSDGHSGITANPALGAAVDLLVKHGGTAILTETPEIYGAEHLLTRRAVSREVGEKVVERIRWWEGYAEREKGSIDNNPTPGNKAGGLTTILEKSLGAVAKSGSTPLVDVYKYAEPIDKHGLVFMDAPGYDPMGATGQIASGANLVVFTTGRGSCFGAKPAPSIKVATNSKMYHRMRDDMDINCGEIMDGTATVEQKGEEIFRAIVRVASGEQSKSEALGIGNEEFVPWMIGAQM
- a CDS encoding sensor domain-containing diguanylate cyclase, producing MPARPSMFNFLLDTPASGNGQVTASIRASLLSTLFENTRPLLMSGLSSAFVAVVACFRVHHAWAPLWLAAEIVLLAARMLIAHRYVARNRARALHPERSAARYAPVSLLACLTFGLGTMASIISGDMQLASLAIMVTAGILGGIASRNAALPRLAIMQIFCGTIPIGVGALLAPRSASWILVPPLFAYLVAMVSVVRRHYEGLVALMTAEQRHAELAARFDAALTHMPHGLCTIDGNGRVIVANRRAAELFGATVEMLRLNVPLPEFIGYVGVAKFGETLRQQLVERCTAWLSGERRPLDLELGDGRQLEMTRNPVPDGSAVIIIEDVTERRQSEAKILHLARHDPLTGLPNRRDLYERLERILARPMGGREPEVALMYLDLDGFKQVNDRLGHHAGDEVLTTVAGRLKELLWTGEFVARLGGDEFAVVVENSTCAASEALAPRIIREIAKPYMLSTGEAISIGTSIGIAFAAHGESIEQLLKRADVALYDAKEAGKGTFRFSVPDGTRKDGAVSAPRWPAS
- a CDS encoding DUF2442 domain-containing protein; the encoded protein is MYADAVDVSFDSAHLFLRLSDGRDIEFPLRWFPVLEAATSDEREHFAISLDRQQLYWPELDEDMSVPALLLSLPDTRH
- a CDS encoding response regulator, which produces MADILIVDADASVLSTLGLLIAAEGYVVRTATNGSDALDLARASRPDVLISDTRTPGLSGPALVREMRKDPVLASVPVILAFNGALPPRIRVFSFLRKPLRYARLLKVLHRAERACAKRDARHSPTNWRVARRHLKGEPKPG
- a CDS encoding CsbD family protein, producing MNKDQVKGTVEKVKGKANEAIGRATDNPARELKGDVQQEVGQTRKDVGDMKEAVKDSQKRKH
- a CDS encoding heavy metal response regulator transcription factor — encoded protein: MRILVIEDEAKTGDYLQNGLTEAGYVVDVANNGIDGLHLAQETRYDLILLDVMMPEMDGWTVMKKLGARTDTPVLFLSARGTLEDRLKGLDLGADDYLVKPFSFAELLARIRIILRRGQPQKQEELLTLGDLRVDVPKRRVERNGTRISLTNKEFNLLQFFMQNQGQVLSRALIASRVWDMNFDSDTNVVDVAVRRLRQKIDEPFERRLIHTVHGVGYRCEDES
- a CDS encoding heavy metal sensor histidine kinase, which gives rise to MKRISLTTRLALLFALIAFGAMAIVGFVLYRQLEAQLVVRDDGALVTRVDQIRTLMHDVDVRDLIREKPQLFANMLGNTESLLVVRMQDGTPLITVNPGHTAVPDVKPVPAGAALSLSAVHHTTQDDGTPFIYVAAAAQGAAGQRDLQIISGRLMAERTKMLADYRDQILLFASFAALLAALLAYGLARRGMNPLRRLATETASIGMGNLSTRIEQRDAPPELDALIGAFNAMLDRLERGFTQLKQVSADMAHDLRTPIGNLLGQTEVGLGQTRDIAYYQRLLGSNFEELQRMSKMIDNMLFLARAEHADHAIERKALPVPEEFTRIVEYFEDLADDRGVRIESHGNGTVFADPLLLRRALGNLLANAVRYAQPGSAISMTAEARADGVALHVENRGPTIPPHHLERLFDRFYRADASRQRSSESSGLGLSIVRSIMQLHGGSWLAQSEAGVTRFTLVFPQPTHAVADPAGSDAATDPRTAPPSVPPSQSQSQSPAG
- a CDS encoding helix-turn-helix domain-containing protein; the encoded protein is MVAPDPSRAQLPRNAASHRNCRRKPSLSRWSKADNSTRQFNQGLGRRRADSGAAMRYVFSTSAVAAPDRFDYWRDVVCSHCIPAASDSPHRNQFDADIIGRSIGALHVAKMSGPEHQWVRDFNNIRTGPETNLWLSYLEHGVAYLEQNGRRVVQQAGDVLLYDAARPFSYTIAPESFFILRIPRDLLLRRTARAEHVVATSLGPGTGFRAVLGAMVKEACESKELNQSAHAESRVASAILDLVSAIIEIHQGDVPAASSQAALYHKAIAFIEENIEYVGLDVDHIATSMHVSTRTLARAFAGQATTPMKSIWQKRLEASYCALRGGTVKNVTEAAMTYGFCDVSHFSRSFKKSYGVTPQSVLLRTQRPTSVLIDK